The proteins below are encoded in one region of Methanofollis aquaemaris:
- a CDS encoding DEAD/DEAH box helicase translates to MKYISHPLIRPECLEERRYQLAIALQALDASTMVVLPTGLGKTAVALITAASRLYQEGGRLLVLAPTKPLVEQHLRFFSERLNLPEGACALFTGDTAPDERKAIWECAQAVFATPQVVKNDLIAGRYDLGEVTLLVVDECHRAVGNYAYVFLTRRYLTTAGKPLLLAMTASPGGDHGKVEEVMANLGVVQVEARTEHDDDVRPYIHERDVDYLSVDLPDELAEAVGDLNRLLDSRLNALGEAGFRVPAREKLSMKALNALNAQVQARIAQHDPAGFMAASVYAEIMKVRHAVSLAESQGSTALRTYLEKLFSEGRSGSGTKASKRLAGDPVFRRLCARAAGWETELHPKVGLTIDLVLEEVREHPESRTIIFASFRDTVGHLVEALKAAGVHAERFVGQATRDAEKGLTQKQQIEVLRRFREGEFPAIVATSVGEEGLDVPSTDLVVFYEAVPSEIRSIQRKGRTGRNEAGRIVVLTTKGTSDEVYKYVSLNRERQMLKGIKKLGNNGGQVSPRLSVAGQTSIGAFAAAPAPAAEQEGPAITVDDRETSSRVAEVLSDLGLRVTLTRLEVGDYAVGDRVLVERKTVRDFADTLVERDLLGQVRALASAATRPVLIVEGEGDLYAARDIHPNAIRGALAAITIDLGISVLFTRDADETAEMLAVIARREGSERTERSVQPKKSYRTAKEEQEYVVASFPEVGLKHARALLEHFGSVQAVIDAGVDDLSQVKGIGKKRAEGIRDVSSRPYE, encoded by the coding sequence ATGAAGTACATCAGCCACCCCCTCATCAGGCCCGAGTGTCTGGAAGAGCGGCGATACCAACTCGCCATCGCCCTCCAGGCCCTCGACGCCAGCACGATGGTGGTCCTGCCCACGGGACTTGGCAAGACCGCCGTCGCCCTGATCACCGCGGCTTCCAGGCTGTATCAGGAAGGGGGCAGGCTCCTGGTGCTCGCCCCGACCAAACCGCTCGTCGAGCAGCACCTCCGTTTCTTCTCCGAACGGCTCAACCTCCCTGAGGGAGCCTGTGCTCTCTTTACCGGGGATACCGCACCCGATGAACGGAAGGCGATCTGGGAATGTGCGCAGGCGGTCTTTGCCACCCCGCAGGTGGTGAAAAACGATCTCATCGCCGGACGCTACGACCTGGGGGAGGTCACCCTCCTGGTGGTGGACGAGTGTCACCGGGCGGTCGGAAACTACGCGTATGTCTTTCTGACGCGCCGGTACCTGACGACAGCCGGGAAACCTCTTCTCCTTGCGATGACCGCCTCGCCGGGCGGGGACCACGGGAAGGTGGAGGAAGTGATGGCAAACCTCGGCGTCGTGCAGGTGGAGGCGCGGACCGAGCATGATGACGATGTCCGCCCGTACATCCACGAGCGCGACGTGGACTATCTCTCGGTCGACCTTCCCGACGAACTCGCGGAGGCCGTCGGCGACCTCAACCGTCTCCTGGACTCGCGCCTCAACGCCCTGGGGGAGGCGGGGTTCAGGGTGCCTGCACGCGAGAAACTCTCGATGAAGGCGCTCAATGCTCTCAACGCCCAGGTCCAGGCGAGGATCGCGCAGCACGACCCCGCGGGGTTTATGGCGGCTTCGGTGTACGCCGAGATCATGAAGGTGAGACACGCCGTCTCCCTCGCCGAGTCGCAGGGGAGTACGGCCCTGCGGACCTACCTGGAGAAACTCTTCTCCGAGGGGCGGTCGGGTTCGGGGACGAAGGCGAGCAAGCGGCTTGCTGGAGACCCGGTCTTCCGGCGGCTCTGCGCTCGCGCCGCCGGGTGGGAGACCGAACTCCACCCCAAGGTCGGGCTGACCATCGATCTCGTCCTCGAAGAGGTGCGCGAGCATCCCGAAAGCCGGACCATCATCTTTGCCAGTTTCAGGGACACGGTCGGCCATCTGGTCGAGGCCCTGAAAGCGGCCGGGGTCCATGCCGAGCGCTTTGTCGGGCAGGCGACCAGAGACGCGGAGAAGGGGCTCACCCAGAAGCAGCAGATCGAGGTGTTGAGACGTTTCCGGGAGGGCGAGTTCCCGGCGATCGTCGCCACCTCGGTCGGGGAGGAGGGCCTGGACGTCCCGTCCACCGACCTGGTCGTCTTCTATGAGGCTGTCCCTTCAGAGATCCGGAGCATCCAGAGAAAGGGACGGACCGGCCGGAATGAGGCGGGCCGGATTGTCGTGCTCACCACAAAGGGCACCTCGGACGAGGTCTACAAGTACGTGAGTCTCAACCGCGAGCGCCAGATGCTCAAGGGGATCAAAAAACTCGGGAACAACGGCGGTCAGGTCTCGCCCAGGTTGTCGGTTGCCGGGCAGACGAGCATCGGCGCCTTTGCCGCCGCCCCCGCCCCCGCTGCGGAACAGGAGGGACCGGCGATCACCGTCGACGACCGCGAGACCTCGTCGAGGGTCGCCGAGGTGCTCTCCGACCTGGGGCTCCGGGTGACGCTCACCCGCCTTGAGGTCGGGGACTATGCCGTCGGCGACCGTGTCCTGGTGGAGCGTAAGACCGTCCGGGACTTTGCCGACACTCTTGTCGAGCGTGACCTCCTGGGGCAGGTGCGGGCCCTGGCATCGGCGGCCACCCGCCCGGTCCTGATCGTCGAGGGGGAGGGTGATCTCTATGCGGCAAGAGACATCCACCCCAACGCCATCAGAGGGGCGCTCGCCGCGATCACCATCGACCTCGGCATCTCGGTCCTCTTCACCAGAGACGCCGACGAGACTGCGGAGATGCTCGCTGTCATCGCCAGAAGAGAGGGGAGCGAGCGGACCGAACGGTCGGTCCAGCCGAAAAAATCGTACCGGACCGCAAAAGAAGAGCAGGAATATGTGGTCGCGTCTTTCCCTGAGGTCGGGCTGAAACACGCGCGCGCCCTCCTCGAACACTTCGGTTCGGTGCAGGCGGTCATCGACGCCGGGGTCGACGACCTGAGCCAGGTGAAAGGGATCGGGAAGAAGAGGGCCGAAGGGATCAGGGATGTATCCAGTCGGCCTTATGAGTGA
- a CDS encoding PDGLE domain-containing protein: METNQFVAIGLVVAILIGVTAVFFAAGDPDGLESTAIVVQGEKDLFGPTPEDADAEAVGHEGGFEYEAPMPDYSMGEEGGKMGEVIAVVVGIILALLIVFGVGKAVTASKH; encoded by the coding sequence ATGGAGACCAATCAGTTCGTGGCGATCGGACTTGTCGTGGCCATCCTCATCGGGGTCACGGCCGTCTTCTTCGCTGCAGGCGACCCTGACGGCCTGGAGAGTACAGCCATCGTCGTACAGGGCGAGAAGGATCTCTTTGGCCCCACCCCTGAGGACGCCGACGCCGAAGCTGTCGGCCACGAGGGCGGTTTCGAGTACGAAGCCCCGATGCCAGACTACTCGATGGGAGAGGAAGGCGGAAAGATGGGTGAAGTGATCGCCGTCGTAGTCGGCATCATCCTCGCGCTCTTAATCGTCTTCGGTGTTGGCAAGGCGGTCACCGCCTCAAAACACTGA
- a CDS encoding UPF0147 family protein, protein MATPEETINVCIQMLQHISEDNTIPRNIRRVADETKSLLMNDQKSIGLRAAEAISTIDEVSNDPNMPVHARTRIWELVSQLETVPLD, encoded by the coding sequence ATGGCCACTCCAGAGGAAACAATAAATGTGTGTATTCAGATGCTTCAGCATATTTCTGAAGACAACACTATCCCTCGTAACATCCGCAGGGTTGCTGATGAAACCAAGTCTCTTCTCATGAACGATCAAAAGAGCATTGGTCTGCGTGCGGCTGAGGCCATCTCGACCATCGATGAGGTTTCGAATGATCCGAACATGCCGGTTCACGCCCGCACCCGGATCTGGGAACTGGTCTCACAGCTTGAAACGGTTCCGCTTGACTGA
- the gyrA gene encoding DNA gyrase subunit A produces the protein MTSETAEGRRVIPVTVENEMKSSYIDYAMSVIIGRAIPDIRDGLKPVHRRILYGMWEMGNTHDKPTKKSASIVGHVMGKYHPHGDAAIYDTMVKMAQPFSYRYMPVEGQGNFGSIDGDSAAAMRYTEARLTPLAEGMLDDIDKETVDFTPNFDESTKEPTVLPGKMPNLLLNGSSGIAVGMATNMPPHNLREVCDALYTYIDDPGVTVDELMHKIPAPDFPGGGVIMGTAGVRSAYLTGRGKCVVRGVAEIEEEGKHPRIIITEIPFQVNKANLVEQIANLVKDKRIEGITDIRDESDKDGIRVVIDLRRDAMPQVVLNQLYKHTPLESTFGINNLAIVNGRPMVLGLPALLGHFLDHRVEVVRRRTEFDLRKAQERVHVLNGLALALQSIDDVVAAIRASKSAEDAREALITRFGLDEIQANAILQMQLRRLAALEQQKVLDEREALGKEIRRLQEILSDRTHILEEIKKEVAAIREEFGDERRTQISVAEGEISKADLIEDKPALVSLTATNYIKRLPLETYRQQRRGGRGVIGMTTKEDDVVTDVFVAATHDYLLCFTNLGRLYWMRVWDIPEAVRTGKGKAIVNLLNLSGEERVTTIIPTRDFEPGRFLFFATKGGMAVKIPLEEFSRPRPSGILAIKLKEGDELVDVKITDGKQDVFLTTRKGQSLRFNEDEIRSLHRNSQGVIGIRLRPEDCLVSLALVEKDYLLTVTGKGAGKLIVFDEFMGHHRGTMGARNIRPIYGDKVVAARAVSADDEIILMSTSGIAMRTRVSEISIQKRDTRGVRVMKMGEGDQLVGFAIVQIEEEN, from the coding sequence TTGACATCTGAGACGGCCGAGGGGCGGCGGGTGATCCCGGTCACCGTCGAGAACGAGATGAAGTCCTCGTACATCGACTACGCGATGAGCGTCATCATCGGCCGGGCCATACCTGACATCAGAGACGGCCTCAAGCCGGTCCACCGCCGCATCCTGTACGGGATGTGGGAGATGGGCAACACCCACGACAAACCCACCAAGAAGAGCGCGAGCATCGTCGGTCATGTGATGGGCAAGTACCACCCGCACGGCGACGCCGCGATCTATGACACCATGGTGAAGATGGCGCAGCCCTTCTCATATCGGTACATGCCGGTCGAGGGACAGGGCAACTTCGGGTCCATCGACGGCGACTCGGCTGCGGCGATGCGGTACACAGAGGCTCGGCTCACTCCTCTCGCCGAGGGGATGCTCGACGACATCGATAAGGAGACCGTGGACTTCACCCCCAACTTCGACGAGTCGACCAAAGAACCGACCGTCCTCCCAGGAAAGATGCCAAATCTCCTTCTCAACGGTTCATCGGGAATCGCCGTCGGGATGGCGACAAATATGCCGCCGCACAACCTCAGAGAGGTCTGCGACGCCCTCTATACCTATATTGACGACCCCGGCGTCACGGTCGATGAACTGATGCACAAGATCCCGGCCCCCGACTTCCCGGGCGGCGGGGTGATCATGGGCACGGCCGGGGTCCGGTCGGCCTATCTGACCGGACGGGGCAAGTGCGTCGTCAGGGGAGTCGCGGAGATCGAGGAAGAGGGGAAACATCCCAGGATCATCATCACCGAAATTCCCTTCCAGGTGAACAAGGCGAACCTCGTCGAGCAGATCGCAAACCTGGTCAAGGACAAGCGGATCGAGGGGATCACCGATATCCGCGACGAGTCCGACAAGGACGGGATCAGGGTCGTCATCGACCTCAGGCGCGACGCCATGCCCCAGGTGGTCCTGAACCAACTCTACAAGCACACACCCCTGGAGAGCACCTTCGGGATCAACAACCTGGCCATCGTCAATGGGCGGCCGATGGTGCTCGGTCTCCCGGCACTGCTCGGCCACTTCCTTGACCACCGCGTCGAAGTGGTCCGCCGGCGGACTGAGTTCGACCTGCGCAAGGCCCAGGAACGGGTTCATGTCCTCAACGGACTGGCCCTTGCCCTCCAGAGCATCGACGATGTGGTCGCGGCCATCAGGGCATCGAAGAGTGCCGAGGATGCCCGCGAGGCCCTGATCACCAGGTTCGGTCTCGACGAGATCCAGGCGAACGCCATCCTCCAGATGCAACTCCGCCGCCTCGCGGCCCTTGAGCAGCAGAAGGTGCTCGATGAGCGCGAGGCCCTCGGCAAGGAGATCAGACGGTTACAGGAGATCCTCTCCGACCGGACCCATATCCTTGAAGAGATCAAGAAAGAAGTTGCCGCGATCAGGGAAGAGTTCGGCGACGAGCGCCGGACGCAGATCTCGGTGGCCGAAGGCGAGATCTCCAAGGCCGATCTCATCGAGGACAAACCGGCCCTGGTCTCCCTCACCGCCACCAACTACATCAAACGTCTTCCGCTGGAGACGTATCGTCAGCAGCGCCGGGGCGGACGGGGTGTCATCGGGATGACCACCAAAGAAGACGACGTGGTCACCGATGTCTTCGTGGCCGCCACCCACGACTATCTCCTCTGCTTCACCAACCTGGGCCGGCTCTACTGGATGCGGGTCTGGGACATCCCTGAGGCGGTCCGCACCGGGAAAGGGAAGGCGATCGTCAACCTTCTCAACCTGAGCGGGGAGGAGCGGGTCACCACCATCATCCCGACGCGGGACTTTGAACCGGGGCGGTTCCTCTTCTTTGCAACAAAAGGAGGTATGGCCGTAAAGATCCCACTCGAAGAGTTCTCCAGACCACGGCCGAGTGGGATCCTCGCGATCAAACTGAAAGAGGGCGACGAACTGGTGGACGTGAAGATCACCGACGGGAAGCAGGATGTGTTCCTGACGACCCGGAAGGGTCAGAGTCTCAGGTTCAATGAGGACGAGATCAGATCCCTCCACCGCAACAGTCAGGGCGTAATCGGGATCAGACTGCGGCCAGAAGACTGTCTTGTCTCTCTTGCTCTGGTGGAGAAGGATTATCTTCTCACCGTCACCGGGAAAGGGGCCGGCAAACTGATCGTGTTCGATGAGTTCATGGGCCACCACCGCGGCACGATGGGTGCCAGAAATATCAGACCCATCTATGGAGACAAGGTCGTGGCAGCCAGGGCGGTCTCGGCAGATGACGAGATCATCCTGATGAGCACCTCGGGGATCGCGATGCGGACCAGGGTCTCCGAGATCTCGATCCAGAAACGGGACACCCGCGGGGTGCGGGTGATGAAGATGGGCGAGGGCGATCAGCTTGTCGGATTCGCCATCGTCCAGATCGAGGAAGAGAACTGA
- the cbiQ gene encoding cobalt ECF transporter T component CbiQ, which translates to MIEKLFDIEEVAQGTSPVHRCDARVKLIISFAVIIAAVGLPYTTAAYLPSALFLGFFTILWAFARLSPTIYLKRLLLILPFGFFLIFFQIFFTNPHYVEFHPLVTLPLGIQIYAESVEFASILGVKFLACISFIILLSSTTTMQGMLEGAGRLGLPAEFTLIIGMMIRYLFLFARMYLQIGAALQTRCFNAFDRSLPYRYRMKMLAYTIGTVFLRSFEQGERTYTSMLCRGYGRDSHLFITKKPLKIGEWAFLAASLVVVPAIALLGWFL; encoded by the coding sequence ATGATCGAGAAACTCTTTGATATCGAGGAGGTAGCCCAGGGCACCAGCCCGGTCCACCGGTGCGACGCACGGGTGAAACTCATCATCAGTTTTGCCGTGATCATCGCCGCCGTGGGTCTGCCGTATACCACGGCGGCCTACCTCCCGTCCGCCCTCTTCCTGGGGTTCTTTACGATTCTCTGGGCATTCGCACGTCTTTCTCCAACAATATACCTTAAACGTCTCCTTCTTATCCTGCCCTTCGGGTTCTTCCTCATCTTCTTCCAGATCTTCTTCACCAACCCGCACTATGTCGAGTTCCATCCTCTCGTCACCCTGCCCCTGGGGATTCAGATCTATGCCGAGTCGGTGGAATTCGCATCCATCCTGGGGGTGAAGTTCCTGGCCTGCATCTCTTTCATCATCCTCCTCTCATCGACGACGACAATGCAGGGGATGCTCGAAGGAGCGGGAAGGCTCGGTCTCCCGGCCGAGTTCACCCTCATCATCGGAATGATGATTCGCTATCTCTTCCTCTTCGCCAGGATGTACCTCCAGATCGGCGCGGCCCTCCAGACCAGGTGCTTCAATGCCTTCGACCGTTCCCTCCCCTATCGCTACCGCATGAAGATGCTCGCCTACACCATCGGGACAGTCTTTCTCCGCTCTTTCGAGCAGGGGGAGCGGACCTATACAAGCATGCTCTGCCGGGGGTACGGACGGGACTCACACCTCTTCATCACAAAAAAGCCGCTCAAAATTGGTGAGTGGGCCTTCCTCGCTGCGAGTCTTGTCGTCGTCCCGGCCATCGCACTCCTTGGCTGGTTCCTCTGA
- a CDS encoding Sjogren's syndrome/scleroderma autoantigen 1 family protein — protein MAEYLLKGGKMLAKECKACGSPMFEYKGETLCVVCAERTVRQEREPPAPMPAAPAAPPARAGTAEAGIEAAVTALCTRVEGENDERRCLTLMQAVLAGAEALKILRHS, from the coding sequence ATGGCGGAATACCTCCTGAAAGGAGGCAAAATGCTCGCTAAAGAGTGCAAGGCCTGCGGATCTCCGATGTTCGAGTACAAAGGCGAGACACTCTGCGTCGTCTGCGCAGAGAGGACGGTACGGCAGGAGCGCGAGCCGCCCGCACCGATGCCCGCCGCACCTGCCGCACCACCCGCCAGGGCAGGCACCGCCGAGGCCGGGATCGAAGCGGCGGTCACCGCCCTCTGCACGCGGGTCGAAGGAGAGAACGACGAGCGCCGGTGCCTCACCCTGATGCAGGCGGTGCTTGCCGGCGCTGAAGCCCTCAAGATCCTCCGTCACTCATAA
- a CDS encoding secondary thiamine-phosphate synthase enzyme YjbQ translates to MVHQERITVTTRGEGDIVDLTPAVHRCVEASGTESGVCTLFVVGSTAAISTIEYEDGVLDDLRGALERVAPSDIIYAHDQRWGDGNGRSHVRASFVGPSLTLPVENGSPVLGTWQQVVLLELDIRQRRERTVVCTVLP, encoded by the coding sequence ATGGTGCATCAGGAACGGATCACGGTGACCACCAGGGGCGAAGGCGACATCGTCGACCTCACTCCGGCGGTGCACCGATGTGTGGAGGCAAGCGGGACGGAGAGCGGGGTCTGCACCCTCTTTGTCGTCGGTTCGACGGCGGCGATCTCGACGATCGAGTACGAGGATGGGGTGCTCGACGACCTGAGGGGCGCCCTCGAGCGGGTCGCTCCTTCAGATATCATCTATGCTCACGACCAGCGGTGGGGCGACGGGAACGGACGATCACATGTGCGTGCCTCGTTCGTCGGTCCTTCGCTCACCCTGCCGGTGGAGAACGGGTCGCCGGTGCTCGGCACCTGGCAACAGGTCGTCCTCCTTGAACTTGATATCAGGCAGCGCCGTGAAAGAACGGTTGTCTGTACGGTGCTGCCTTAA
- a CDS encoding DNA topoisomerase subunit B, with amino-acid sequence MKESYDASHITVLKGLEPVRERPAMYIGSTDTRGLHHLVYEVADNAIDEALAGYCDHVRVVLGVDGSCSVVDNGRGIPVDRMEGGKSALEVVLTVLHAGGKFDKSTYQVSGGLHGVGVSVVNALSTRLTATVYRDGKVHQMEFSRGIVTRRLTRREESLDELKTRYVQVYGTEGEWEEIGDDRDRFLDEFGGRLTGTKISFLPDPAIFETVTFDFEVLAHRMRELAFLNSGITISIHDERTGEEERHCYEGGISEFIRHLTASTEKVHEEIVAFDRKDEKNKLEVEVALQYTATYKEQIFTFVNSVNTREGGTHLEGFRSAITRAINTSAKKNNLIKNGGSVRGEDVREGLCAVISLKIANPQFEGQTKMRLGNSNVRGIVDSLAYASLTEYFEENPKVLQAIVNKVLLAARAREAAQSARELARRKSTLESTGLPGKLADCSERDPAKSEVYIVEGDSAGGSAKQGRDRRFQAILPLRGKILNVEKASPHKILKNAEIQALISAIGTGVGEHFDADRARYHHIVLMTDADVDGAHIRTLLLTFFFRYMPELIERGYVYIAQPPLFRVSKGKKERYTYSEEDMKETLAEMGEKGVSVQRYKGLGEMNANQLWETTMAPEHRVLKQVLIEDASYANEIFERLMGDDVEPRREFIWRHAQEVKNLDI; translated from the coding sequence ATGAAAGAATCGTATGATGCCTCTCATATCACCGTACTGAAGGGGCTCGAGCCGGTGCGCGAGCGCCCCGCCATGTACATCGGGAGCACCGACACGAGGGGGTTGCACCACCTTGTCTACGAGGTGGCGGACAATGCCATCGACGAGGCGCTCGCCGGGTACTGTGACCATGTGAGGGTCGTCCTCGGCGTCGATGGTTCGTGTTCCGTCGTGGACAATGGCCGGGGTATCCCGGTCGACAGGATGGAAGGCGGTAAGAGTGCCCTTGAAGTGGTGCTCACCGTCCTCCACGCAGGCGGCAAGTTCGACAAGAGCACCTACCAGGTCTCTGGGGGTCTTCACGGTGTCGGTGTTTCGGTGGTCAATGCCCTCTCGACCAGGTTGACGGCAACCGTCTATCGAGACGGAAAGGTTCATCAGATGGAGTTTTCCCGGGGCATCGTGACCCGGCGCCTCACCAGACGGGAGGAGAGCCTCGATGAGTTGAAGACCAGGTATGTCCAGGTCTACGGCACAGAAGGCGAATGGGAAGAGATCGGGGACGACAGGGATCGCTTCCTGGATGAGTTCGGCGGCCGACTCACCGGGACGAAGATCAGTTTCCTGCCCGACCCGGCGATCTTCGAGACCGTCACCTTCGACTTCGAAGTCCTCGCCCACCGGATGCGCGAACTCGCCTTCCTCAACTCAGGGATCACCATCTCGATCCATGATGAAAGAACCGGCGAAGAAGAACGCCACTGCTATGAAGGCGGGATCAGCGAGTTCATCCGACACCTCACCGCAAGCACCGAGAAAGTCCATGAAGAAATCGTCGCCTTCGATCGGAAAGACGAAAAGAACAAACTCGAGGTGGAGGTCGCCCTCCAGTATACCGCCACCTACAAAGAGCAGATCTTCACCTTCGTCAACTCGGTGAACACCAGAGAAGGAGGCACGCACCTCGAGGGCTTCAGGAGCGCGATCACCCGCGCGATCAACACCTCGGCAAAGAAGAACAACCTCATCAAGAACGGCGGGTCGGTGCGGGGCGAGGATGTCAGGGAAGGGCTTTGTGCCGTCATCTCCCTCAAGATCGCAAACCCCCAGTTCGAGGGACAGACCAAGATGCGCCTCGGCAACTCCAACGTGCGGGGTATCGTCGACTCCCTCGCCTACGCCTCACTCACCGAATACTTCGAGGAGAACCCGAAGGTGCTCCAGGCGATCGTCAACAAGGTGCTCCTTGCCGCGCGGGCACGCGAGGCCGCCCAGAGCGCCCGCGAACTGGCACGGCGCAAGAGCACCCTGGAGAGCACCGGCCTCCCCGGCAAACTCGCCGACTGCTCGGAACGCGACCCCGCAAAGAGCGAGGTCTACATCGTGGAGGGCGACTCTGCAGGTGGCTCGGCCAAACAGGGACGTGACCGCCGGTTCCAGGCCATCCTCCCACTTCGGGGCAAGATCCTCAACGTCGAGAAGGCCTCCCCCCACAAGATCCTGAAGAACGCCGAGATCCAGGCACTCATCTCCGCGATCGGCACCGGCGTTGGGGAACACTTCGACGCCGACAGGGCACGCTACCATCATATCGTCCTGATGACCGATGCAGATGTGGACGGAGCGCACATCAGAACCCTGCTCCTCACCTTCTTCTTCAGGTACATGCCCGAACTGATCGAACGGGGCTACGTCTACATCGCTCAGCCGCCGCTGTTCAGGGTGAGCAAGGGCAAAAAAGAGCGCTACACCTACAGCGAGGAGGACATGAAAGAGACCCTCGCCGAGATGGGTGAGAAGGGCGTGAGCGTCCAGCGGTACAAGGGTCTTGGTGAGATGAACGCCAACCAGCTCTGGGAGACCACGATGGCCCCCGAGCACCGGGTGCTCAAGCAGGTGTTGATCGAGGATGCCAGTTATGCGAACGAGATCTTTGAGAGACTGATGGGCGACGACGTCGAGCCGCGGCGCGAATTTATCTGGAGACATGCACAGGAGGTAAAGAACCTTGACATCTGA
- a CDS encoding ATP-binding cassette domain-containing protein, translated as MHIIETRDLTFAYPNRPPALDGVNFTAGRKERVAVIGANGAGKSTLFKHLNGILMPSSGEVLVHGEAVTKRNLREVRKAVGLVFQNPDDQVFSPTVEQDIAFGPANLGLDEETIAHRVESAIKLMALEDLRDRPPHHLSGGEKKKVAIAGILAMEPQVLVLDEPTAGLDPQGVTDLIRFVNTLPEQFGMTVIFSTHHLDLVPELADSVYVMDHGRVVDHGPVPAIFSQPDLLEQTHLDVPVLQRLMSDLRDAGVPIDEGYTYEEIREAFKGAYRGRP; from the coding sequence ATGCATATCATCGAGACCCGGGATCTCACCTTTGCCTACCCGAACCGTCCCCCCGCCCTCGACGGTGTGAACTTCACCGCGGGCCGGAAAGAGAGAGTTGCGGTGATCGGGGCGAACGGTGCCGGGAAGAGCACACTTTTCAAACACCTGAACGGGATCCTGATGCCATCTTCGGGCGAGGTGCTCGTTCACGGAGAGGCCGTCACGAAACGAAACCTGCGCGAGGTGCGCAAGGCTGTCGGGCTTGTCTTCCAGAACCCCGACGACCAGGTCTTCTCACCGACCGTCGAACAGGACATCGCCTTCGGGCCGGCCAACCTCGGTCTTGATGAGGAGACGATCGCCCATCGGGTGGAGAGTGCCATCAAGCTCATGGCCCTCGAAGACCTGCGCGACCGTCCGCCCCACCACCTCTCAGGGGGGGAGAAGAAGAAGGTGGCCATCGCCGGGATCCTCGCGATGGAACCTCAGGTGCTCGTCCTTGACGAACCGACTGCCGGACTCGATCCGCAGGGCGTCACCGACCTGATCAGATTTGTGAACACCCTTCCCGAACAATTCGGGATGACGGTGATCTTCTCCACCCACCACCTCGACCTCGTCCCTGAACTTGCCGACTCGGTCTATGTGATGGACCACGGCAGGGTGGTGGACCATGGACCGGTGCCCGCGATCTTCTCGCAACCAGACCTGCTCGAACAGACCCACCTCGACGTTCCGGTCCTCCAGCGGTTGATGAGCGACCTGCGCGATGCCGGGGTGCCGATCGATGAGGGCTACACCTATGAGGAGATCAGGGAGGCCTTCAAAGGGGCATACCGGGGCCGGCCATGA